The Bombina bombina isolate aBomBom1 chromosome 9, aBomBom1.pri, whole genome shotgun sequence sequence gtatatgctggcagcctgacacacaggctggcactaatggcagccaagctggcctggcaactaaaattaaataacactagaagaggactgatgtaaaaaaaaaatttaaaaaaaatttaccctaatgttacaccagatataagtggtggaaaaaaagagctattaatcacactatatgatgtgggcctgacacacaggcctgatggaaaatgaaattagattacactagcacaataatttaaaagttttttttttaaatttacaataatgttaagcagatatgagtggtggctggcacagcaattaaccacagtatatgctgtgtgagcctgagacacaggcctgatagaaaatgaaattagattacactagcaaaatgatttaaaagttttgttggttaaatttacactaatgttaaacagatatcagtggtggcactaatcacagtatatgctgtgagcctcacactaaggctgaaagccaggcaaatgcaaataaaataaaaaaaaaacaaaaaaaaaaacaactgaagttatagccctaaaaagggcgttttggggtgctgtccttacagcagagattagatgagtccttcaggactgtagtggacactaaatacactagcctagctatctatttccctataatgtcagcagcagcaacactaaagctcctctcactaagaaagcaagattgtaatgaatctaaaatggctgctgccaaggagctgggagggtctgtgagggagtgtctgctgctgagtgattggctcaaatgtgtcagaaggctgtgagatacagggtcaaattttcctcaatgatgacacatagggggcggattgaacatcgcttttgttcgcccgcagtggcgaacgcgaacaaactatgttcgccgggaactgttcaccggcgaacagttcgcgacatcactaattaacacaaatatatacgtacgtatgtatatatatatatatgtacagtatatatcaaaataacaagagtattgtattgagtaataatacttttttattggactaactatacatttataacatgacaagcttttggaagaatgtcttcctttttctagTCTGAAGCAAtacgtattgcttcagacttgaaaaaggaagacattcttccgaaagcttgtcatcttataaatgtatagttagtccaataaaaaagtatcattgctcaatgcaatactcttgttattctgatatctaaatctctggactaacacggctactccaatcaacataatTTACAGGGGTcatacagttccccatagaccgcaatataaaggcacttttcagtgcagtttttttttctaacagccaCCAACTTTAACCACTAAATACTGCTCcgagcaattttttttataaacaaaaaactaaaaattgttaatagaaaacaaaaacacaatttattttgggGCTAATTGGGGcatttttggaaaattaaccagagatctaaattGTTTAGggcactaattgctactgtgagctcacggtagcaataaccatacacttgtaatggctggttatttagcaCTCGCCTGTAAactggcgaatttgcccatttacgggtgcccAACAAatttgcgatccacttgtaatcaggccctatGTGTTTAAATTAATTAGATAAAGCACATGTTTCATCTGTTTCAGAATTCATGATTGTCGCCATTGAGATTTAAATTGGAGCTGCCTTGGCTGATCTTCTATACCACCGGTTTATGTGACTACTTGCCTTCTAAAATGTCTATTTTGGACTctttttttagagtttttatttgattgtatatcAGTATTGAATTAGCTATACATACTGTTTTTTTCTTGTCTATAAAGAGTTGTATTTAAGTGTTTTGTCTCCCCCTTAATATTACGATTGTTGGTATTATTTTGCGttgtgtttaaataaatgtttcaattaatattttattatgcaTATGCTATAGAAAACTGTAACATGCATTTAAGCAAGTTCTATACTCTCTAAAGAAATAGTTGAACTGTATTATGAACTACAAGGAGATCATTTGCTGtttcatttaaatgtaaaatatatatatttttccatttctaatatttaaacaatatttttatctgGAGTTCAAACCTAAATGTAATGTGTTGCATTATCCCATGTGACTTCTTCttttacaaataataatttatatatgtattactaaCCTTAGTTAAATTACAACCATCACTCTGTTACATGCTTGTACATTAATGGGTTTGGAAATTTTTCACATGGTGTGAGCAGATCAAAAGGAAGCCTATTATTGACATAAAAATCCTAAAGTACTAGACACAAAAATAGAATATTGTCAAATGCTTGGCATGAAATCCAGCTTGTAAAACACCCATACTTAAAAATAATAACCCAAAGGACTAACATTATGTTTGTGAAATAATTGTAAAAATAGGTTTAGTCATATCCTGAGCTATCTCTAGAATTATGTTTACCGAGTCCATCTCAGGTGTATAAAAGCAGCTTCTTCACATCAGCCCGACACAGCTTAGGAAACATCTCTTCTTAGATCTATCCCAAAAGCAGATCTTGCAGAACCATAACCAGTCATGTCTGGAGTCAAAGGAGGACATTGTCACCAGAAGACCCAGTGCCAGGATCCCTGCAAAGATCCCTGCCAGAAGCAGAGCGTGTGCCAGGATCCTTGCCAGAAGCAGAGCGCCTGCCATGACCGTAAGTAACATGtggcaaaataaattaataatatatatataaaatactttcgGTAAAGATAGTAGTTAGATGTTTGTTACATGATAAAGGTTAAGTAAAGTAGtttattttgactctgaaacaggAAGGGCTCTTGTGCACATAGCTGGTCCTAGTTATAGAAGGGCACTAACTGACAAAGTTACTAAAAGATCAATTAATTAAATAGGTCAAGCCCTACAGGCATAGGGGACAATtacaatatatattaaattatgaaGTTAAAATGCTCCTCTCATGTTAATACAAccaataaacaaaatatattaatgttACACACATTGCTTACATGTGAGCATATAGACCCTTTCATCATACAAAAATGGTTAACTATTAttcctttttgtaaataattacagtCTAACAAATATATGCAGAATTTGACATCTACAAAAATCtacaagaaaaaaatacaaacaataatttATTCTTCTCTTTTCAGCTTGCCATCCAGTTCAGCATTGTCATGATCAGAGCCCTTGTGGGAAGAAAAAAGGTAAGAACAGatcattaataatatttaataatgtggaaTTAAATAAAGATCATTTGATTGTGACAATAAGAATAAATTGTACAGTGATATATAGaatatagttttattttaatgcattacagattttgttttatttcagaTTTACAAATATTCCATTTAAATATTGATTCCCCTAGACAAAAAATCCCATATGAATcaacattaaaatgttaatattCAAATATGAACATTGTTCTCCATTTAACATTAGACAGATAAACATTGTGCCCAGCTAGGGAACAAGTCTGCCTGCTTTTGCTCTCATGTGGCCAATTATGCAAGAGCAAAGCCTGCCAATCACTCAGAATGAAATAGTCATATGACTGCTGGTCGtattactgctgcttcttaacatgACTTTAATGAGCATGCACCCCAAAGGCTCCAAGCCAGCCTCCACTACTTAATAAATGCAACTCATTGAATCCAAATAAAATATTTGACATTTGTTTGAAATGAATAAACATAGCCATCAATCTTTATTTTTACAAATGTACCAAAACATTCACTTTGTCTCTAGTTTGGTCTCAGATGAATCATTAGAACCTAATATTTGGTAAAGTACAGTGGAGAACAGTGCTTGtggaattttaattatttattaatttgttttatttttaagagtGAAATATAGAATCAGAAGAAGCTTTAGCCTACTGTTACATAGTACTTATCTTGTTTCCTTTATTCTACTTTAGATCCATGCAATCCCTGCTGCCCAGATCCCTGCCAGAGCCAAGGGAAACATCACTGATACCAGGTGGAAGACCGCCCACGTGCACATCTGACTCACTACATGTTTAGAAtcacattgtttaaaatgttaaatgATCTGTGATTCCTAATTATTTTGAAAATACTCTGCTTTAAATAAATGTATCTGATCAGGATTAGTTGTATTTTGTTTGATTTAAGTAATCACCTTAAATCTTAATTTCACTAACAAAATGCTACATTATGAGTGAATTCAAAGAGATGTTAAAAAAACCAATAACAAATTGTTCTCATGTATAAGCACATCTTATTATTGCTCAATTGTTTGCCTATAACTATATGCTTAAACACCAAAAAGGGATAAACACAGTTCAAGTCCttttaaagacatgttttgggaATTACTGGGCCATGGTTTGTTAAGCTTCTTTCAATTGGTCTTATGAGTCCTGAAATTTTCTTAAGGAGTAAATTCTCATTGTAACTATTTTTAGTAATGTAAAGATTTCTTTAACAAACAAAGCAAAatcataacaaaagtaaaatgtagTGCACATCACAGATATTTCTAATATAAGCCAACGGACCAGTAACAGAGGTAATGGGCATCCTGAATCACAATTCCTAAAGGTGCTACCAGGTATAAATTAATTTTCTCTATAGAGCATAAGAGAGAGGTACAGTAAATGGGGTATATAAGTATTTAAATAACAAGCACAAGGATAGTATTAGAAACTTATGGTCTCTCCACCATTCCTACCCTATAAAAATGTTCATGCTCCCATTTTCTTAATGTCTTGTACCATTGTTGTGGTCTAGAACCATCACTGTAACAAACACATGAaagaatagatatttaaaaaatctCGTTTTTCCTTCTCTTCTTGGTTTTACTAATTAGTTTTGAACAACTTACTTAATATAAAAACATATGACAATATTTATTTGCATCCTGTTTCATGGCTGCATTAACTTTTTACAAATAATGAggttgattccaatctttccaaTGCTGTTAATCTGCATTTATTCAGCTGTTTATCAAGTGATCACATTTCAAGCGATAACACAATTTCAGATATGAGCAGATAGCTGAAAAATCACACAATAAATAGACAACAACGGCTCAGATCCACAGGGTTTGTATTTTATTTCAACAATAAAATGGGCCCATCAAATTCAACACATAAAggatgtttaaaaagtgacaaaagacaaatgtgtgtagccaccaatcaccagctaactcccagtggtgcattgctgctgctcACCATGTGTACATTTGATTtgcaacaaatgatagcaagagaacaaagtaaatgtgataacagaattgcatttaaaatgacatgttcaatctgaattatgaaagttgaaTTTCactctcctatccctttaataaaagggtAGTAAAGCTAACATTGGTAACTACATGtcagttatatatacacatcactACAAGcctaatccttgtagaaaataccTGAGTTCTTAGCAGACTTTTCCCATTCCATCATACCACTGTTAACCTCACCATTAGATGtgtgcacatttttattatttttttaaacaaatcattTGTCTCATAATAACACATTTCATTAGTTTTTGCCAGGATTAGTTATGGTATAAATGTATAGTAGTAGATAGTGCTACAGCTACAAGCCAACAACATCACACATTTTTTTAGGGGTCAGGATTGTCACAAACAAAAGTGATTTATTTTATACTTACTGGTTGCCACAGGTATCAATCAGCTGACAAGTAAATTGCTTGATTGCTATTAAATAGTACTTTTAGAATAACAGTTTTAATTGCATGAATGAATCAACTGAATTTTTGTCTCACCTGcacttgtttattatttaaagggacttttttttgcatttttaaaccAATGCAAAGAATGCAACTAAATTAGTAATTGTTTTGCATTTACCAAATCTGAATGCTCTATTTATCAACCAAACTAATGTATTTAACAGGATCCTCACTCCTAGCGCCATTTTCAGTGCCGTACTGAGTTCATTTTGTAAAACTTATGTGCCCTTTCTGTAAGGTTGAGAGAAAAAAAGATTGGTTGAAAATAcaccatggatttaaagggacagtctacaccataatttttattgtttaaaaagatagataatccctttattacccatttcccagttttgcataaccaacacagttatattaatatactttttacctctgtgattaccttgtatctaagcatcttctgacagccccctgatcacatgacattttatttattatctattgacttgcattgtagccaattagtgcagtgtctgccacaagccatggacatgagcacaatgttagatttctaagtgggtagaatgctggcttaaagatagaagacagagggtttcaattaatggagtacattcaaatgaggcattagttactagtggtgttccccaagggtcagttcttggtcctgttttgtttaatatgttcataagtgatattggaagtgggcttaagggtaAAGTTTGCTTGTTTACTGATGATACAAAagtttgtaacagggtagatgtttcagGAggtgttgatcaaatgaactgtgatattaaaaaaactagaggactggtcaaataaatgggatctgaaatgtaatattaccaagagcaaaattatgtatATAGGattcaaaaacccaaaggccaattatagcctcaatggtacattactaactgtaactaaagaagaaagggacttgggaatagtgatgtcgcgaattgttcgccggcgaatagttcccggcgaacatagcatgttcgcgttcgccgcagcgggcgaacatatgcaatgttcgatccgccccctattcatcatcattgagtaatactttgaccctgtacctcacagtcagcaggcacattccagccaatcagcagcagaccctccctcccagaccctcctacctcctggacagcatccattttagattcattcggaagctgcattgttagtgagaggagggacagtgtagctgctgatgatttagtagggaaatctatagctaggctagtgtattcagtgtccactacagtcctgaaggactcatctgatctctgctgtaaggacagcacccctaaaagccctttttagggctagaacatcagtctgctttttttttcctgtgtaatctaattgcagttgcctgcctgcctgccag is a genomic window containing:
- the LOC128639486 gene encoding keratin-associated protein 5-5-like, with product MSGVKGGHCHQKTQCQDPCKDPCQKQSVCQDPCQKQSACHDPCHPVQHCHDQSPCGKKKDPCNPCCPDPCQSQGKHH